The sequence CACCCTCCTGCCGTCCCCGTCACTGGCCCTGCCACCCGATCCCTCGGTGGCCGAGAAGGGCCGCGAGACTCTCGCCCTGGAGTCGCTCGGACAGGAGAGGACCATCACGGGCGAGACCTTCGAGCGTGACCTGGAATCCCTGAAGGCAGAGGTCCCAGCCGACTTGGAGCAGGCCCCGGCCGGTACGGCCACGGCTCCGGCGCCCGACACCGGCACGGTGACCTTCGGCTCGACGGCAACCGCGGCGCGGACCGTCGCCTCGCCCCGGCAGGCCGGCCTCACCCCCGTCGACAATCTCCCCGTCAGCCTCGGACAGGCCCCCGACCAGGCCGCGCCGACCGGCACCTGGAACGTACAGCTCTACGCTCGCGGCGCCTCCGTCTCCCAGGGCGTCGACGGCGCCGTGGTCAGGGTCCAGGCGCCGGCCACCGGTTCCGTGCCGGTCTCCGTCGAGCTCGACTACACCGGATTCAAGAACCTCTACGGCGCGGACTGGGCCTCCCGGCTGCGCTTCGTACAGTTCCCCGAGTGCTACCTGACGACACCGGAGGTCGAGGCGTGTCAGGAGTACGAGGAGCTGGAGACCCGTAACGACACCAGGACGCAGTCGATCACGGCGACGGTGGACACGGCGGCCGACGGGACGGTCTCCCGGGCTTCGGCCACGGAGGGGGACGCCTCCCACGGTCCGTCGACCGTCCAGGCCGTCCACCGCACGTCGGGAAGCACGTCGGTCACCCCCGCTGCGGCGAGCGGCGACTCCGCGGTGATCGGCGCGGTCGACTCGGGCGGGGGCGCGGGCGGGACCTTCAAGGCCACGCCTCTGGCATCCAACGGGAAGTGGCAGGCCGGCGGCTCCTCGGGCGCCTTCATGTGGTCGTATCCGCTGGCGATACCGGCCGCGCCCGCGGGTCCGGTGCCCGGCATCTCCTTCACCTACAACTCCCAGAGCGTGGACGGCCGTACCGCGATCGCCTCACCGCAGTCCTCCTGGATCGGCGAGGGCTGGGAATACGACCCCGGCCACATCGAACGCCGCTACCGGACCTGCAAGGACGATCGCAAACCGCTGAAGTCCGGCACTCCCAACAACACCGCCGAGAAGGACAAGACGTCCGACCTGTGCTGGACCTCCTACAACGCGGTGATGTCCCTGGCGGGCAGGACCACGGAACTGGTGCGGGACGCGGCGGCCGGCAGCGATCCCGAGACCGACACCGAGATCTACCGCCCCCAGCAGGACGACGGCACCCGCGTCGAGCACCGGACCGGCGGCAGCAACGGCGACAACAACGGTGAGTACTGGGTCGTCACCACCGTTGACGGAACCACGTACTACTACGGCCTCAACCAGGTCGGCGGCGGTCACGCCGACACCCGGTCGGTTTCCACCGTCCCCGTGTTCGGCAACCACCCGGGTGAGCCCTGCCACGCCACGGCGTTCGCCGACTCCCGTTGCGACGCCGGCAAGAAGCAGGCGTGGCGCTGGGGCCTGGACAAGGTCGTCGATATGCACGGCAACGTGATGGTCGTCAACTGGAAGCAGGAGACGAACCACTACTCGGTCAAGAAGAAGTTCAAGTCCCCCGAGCAGTACGACCGGTTCGCCTACCCGACGTCGATCGAGTACGGCATGCGCTCGGACCTCACCAAGCCTTCGGCGACAGTCGAGTTCGGTGTGAAACAGCGCTGCCTGGCGTCGGAGGCGGCCTGCGACTCGGCGAACTTCGCCAAGACCGACGACCCCGGCGCGTACCGCCCCTGGTGGGACACCCCCGGCAACCTCAACTGCAAGTCGGGATCGAAGCTCTGCCCGCCGTTCCCGTCCTTCTGGACGCAGATGCGTCTGGACACGGTCACGACGAAGGGCGCCCGCCCCGGCCAGACCGGCCTCGGCAAGGTGGACACGTACGAACTCCACCAGTCCTTCCCCGAGGACTGGTACGACACCTCCCCGGGCCTCTGGCTCAACTCGATCACGCGCCGCGGGTTCGCCCCCGGCGACACCACCGGCACACTCCAGCACAAGGACGGCGTCAGCTTCGCCGAATACTCCGTCGGGCCCACGTCGCCGCTGCGCAGCCGCCTGCTGGACCGTCAGCTCGCCAACCTGGTCCCGGACGGCAAGAACGACCAGCGCCCCGCCTTCACCCGGCCCCGCATCGGCACCGTCGCCACCGAGTACGGAGGCGACATCGAGGTCGAGTACAAGGGCGGCTGCGCGAGCGAACCGGCCGAGGACAAGGGGAAGAACAACGGCACGTGCTTCCCGGTGCGCTGGTCCCCCGACGACGACGAGAGGACACCCGCGAAGTCCTGGTTCAACAAGTACGTCGTCCACTCCGTGACCGAGACCGACAAGGTCACCTCCCACGGCAAGCCCATCCACACGACGTACGCCTACACCGGACCTGCCTGGGCCAAGAGTGTCGACGAGTTCACCCGGCCCGCCCTGCAGACCCACAGCGACTGGCGCGGCTTCCGCGAGGTGGCCGTCACCAAGGGCAGCAAATCCAGTTCCCAGCAGGGCGACCCGCAGTCCCAGTCGTACTCCGTGACACGCTACTTCCAGGGAGTCGGCGGTACGGTCAAGGACTCCACCGGCGCCTACACGCTGGTGGATGACGACGCGCCGCAGTACGCGGGCCTGACGGCGGAGAGCATCACCTACCTCAACTCCGACAAGCGGGTCCAGAAGCGCACACTGCATCACCCCTGGTCGGAGGAGACTGCCTCCCGCGCCCGTGAGGCGGAGAGCGGCGCGGATCTTGAGCCGCTCCTCGCCCATCGCGCCGCGATCAGACGCACCGACGAGATCCAGACGGCCGACACGAGCTGGCGCTCGGTACGCACACTGACCTCGTTCGAGGGCACCTACGGTCTCCCTCACCAGGTCGAGACGGCCGTGGTGAAACCCGGCGGCGCAGGGGGCGAAACCCTCTCCCACCAGAGCTGCACCAGGACGTCGTACCTCCACAACACCTCGGCGTGGCTGATCGGCCTGACCAAGGAGCAGCGCACCACAGCCACCTCCTGCGCGAACCACGACACCGCCGACCCCGCCAAGCTGCTCAAGTCCGCGGTGCGCTACACCTACGACAAGCAGGCGTACGGGATGGCCCCGAGCCGTGGCGAGATCACCACCAGGGCCGAGACCGACGGCGCCGGCACCTCGTACGCGAGGGTCACCGAGATGACCTACGACACGCTGGGCCGCAAGCGCACCGTCACCGAGCCCGGCAAGGGAACGGCCGAGACGCAGTACACGCCGGAAGAGGGCGGCCCGGTCACCTCGATCAAGGCGATCAACGCCAAGGGCCACGCCAGCGTCACGACCTTCGACCCGGGACGCAGCCTGGCGCTCACCGTCACCGACCCCAACGGCCGCATGACGAAGACCGAGTACGACGCCCTCGGGCGCTCGGTCAGGGGCTGGTCGACGTCCCGCTCGTCCGGAGGCAAGTCCGCGGACGTCCTGATCGACTACCAGAGCGCCGTCGCCACCTCCACGACGACGCGCCCGGCCGCAGTCACCGTCAGGACGCTCAAGGAGGACGGCACCTACAGCAAGCACGTCACGATCTACGACGGCCTGACGCGCAAGGTCCAGACCCAGGAGGATGCCCACGGCGCCGGCCGGATTGTCACGGACACCTCGTACGACGACCACGGACTGGTCGACGAACAGACCGCCGGCTACCTGGCCGAGGGCGACCCCGCTCCCGCACTGTTCACCCCGAAGTCAACCCTGGCGATTCCGAGCTGGACCAAGAACCGCTACGACGGGATGGAGCGGCCGGTCCGCCAGTCGGCCTACTTCGACGGCGACTACCGGTACGCGACCTACACCTACTACAGCGACACCAGCACCTATGTGGACCCCGCGGGCGGAACCGCACCCCGGACCCGGACCTACACCGACGCCCTGGGCAGGGTCACCTCGGTGCTGCACTACAGCCGCACGGCCTCCTCCGACGCCGGACGCTCGACCGCGTACGAGTACGACGCCCGAGGCAACCGCACCAAGGTCACCGACCCCGCCGGCAACAGCTGGTCGTACACCTACGACGCGCGCGGCCGCGTGACCTCCGCGACGGACCCGGACACCGGCACGACGGAGACCTGGTACGACGCCGCCGACCGCCCCAACAAGGTGACCGACTCCAAGGGGCGGACGACCTACACCGAGTACGACGTACTGGGCCGGGTCACCAAGGTCCGTGAGGGGTCCCAGACCGCCACCCCCGTCAAGGAGTACACCTACGACACGCTGCCCGGCGGCCTCGGCAAGCCGGTGGCATCCGCCCGGAACACCGCGACCGGCAACTACGTCAACCGGATCACGGGCTACGACAGCGAGTACCGGCCCACGGGCCGCGAGACGGTCATCCCGTCCAACGCCATGACGAAGGGCGTCTCCGGCACCTACGCCTACGCGTTCACCTACACACCGGTCAGCGGAAAGCCGCAGTCGGTCACCCTGCCCGCCGTGGGCGGCCTGGCCGCCGAGAAGGTGATCACGCGTTACAACAGCGACGATCTGGCCGAGTCCACCTCCGGAGGGGCCTGGTACACCTCCGACGTCACGTACTCGCCGTTCGGTGAGCCCATTCGCACCGTCTCCGGCTCCCAGCCGTCCCGCGTGTGGACGACCAACTTCATGGATCCGCACACCGGCCGCCTCCAGCGCACCGTCGCCGACCGTGAGACCGCGGGCCCGCACCGCATCGCCGACAACTACTACGCGTACGACGCCTCGGGCACCATCACCTCCGACGCCCGCAGTCTTTCCGGAGCGTCGGGCACGACCTGGGACACCCAGTGCTTCACCTACGACGCCATGGGCGAACTCGTGAACGCCTGGACGTCCAACGTCGTCCCGAACGGTAAAGGCACCGGCTGCAAGGCGTCGAACGGCGCGGCCTGGGGCCCCCGCACCGACTACGAGGCCTCGACCGGGCCGGTGGCGGATGCTCCCGACGCGGCGACCGACACGTCCGCCCCCGATGCCTCACTGACGTCGACCCTGGCCGCCGCCGAACCTGATGCGGCGTCCGTCGCGACGGGCGCGAC is a genomic window of Streptomyces sp. NBC_01237 containing:
- a CDS encoding RHS repeat domain-containing protein — translated: MFGRSSHACRRRARRLRTVAVPAVGAALLVTLLPSPSLALPPDPSVAEKGRETLALESLGQERTITGETFERDLESLKAEVPADLEQAPAGTATAPAPDTGTVTFGSTATAARTVASPRQAGLTPVDNLPVSLGQAPDQAAPTGTWNVQLYARGASVSQGVDGAVVRVQAPATGSVPVSVELDYTGFKNLYGADWASRLRFVQFPECYLTTPEVEACQEYEELETRNDTRTQSITATVDTAADGTVSRASATEGDASHGPSTVQAVHRTSGSTSVTPAAASGDSAVIGAVDSGGGAGGTFKATPLASNGKWQAGGSSGAFMWSYPLAIPAAPAGPVPGISFTYNSQSVDGRTAIASPQSSWIGEGWEYDPGHIERRYRTCKDDRKPLKSGTPNNTAEKDKTSDLCWTSYNAVMSLAGRTTELVRDAAAGSDPETDTEIYRPQQDDGTRVEHRTGGSNGDNNGEYWVVTTVDGTTYYYGLNQVGGGHADTRSVSTVPVFGNHPGEPCHATAFADSRCDAGKKQAWRWGLDKVVDMHGNVMVVNWKQETNHYSVKKKFKSPEQYDRFAYPTSIEYGMRSDLTKPSATVEFGVKQRCLASEAACDSANFAKTDDPGAYRPWWDTPGNLNCKSGSKLCPPFPSFWTQMRLDTVTTKGARPGQTGLGKVDTYELHQSFPEDWYDTSPGLWLNSITRRGFAPGDTTGTLQHKDGVSFAEYSVGPTSPLRSRLLDRQLANLVPDGKNDQRPAFTRPRIGTVATEYGGDIEVEYKGGCASEPAEDKGKNNGTCFPVRWSPDDDERTPAKSWFNKYVVHSVTETDKVTSHGKPIHTTYAYTGPAWAKSVDEFTRPALQTHSDWRGFREVAVTKGSKSSSQQGDPQSQSYSVTRYFQGVGGTVKDSTGAYTLVDDDAPQYAGLTAESITYLNSDKRVQKRTLHHPWSEETASRAREAESGADLEPLLAHRAAIRRTDEIQTADTSWRSVRTLTSFEGTYGLPHQVETAVVKPGGAGGETLSHQSCTRTSYLHNTSAWLIGLTKEQRTTATSCANHDTADPAKLLKSAVRYTYDKQAYGMAPSRGEITTRAETDGAGTSYARVTEMTYDTLGRKRTVTEPGKGTAETQYTPEEGGPVTSIKAINAKGHASVTTFDPGRSLALTVTDPNGRMTKTEYDALGRSVRGWSTSRSSGGKSADVLIDYQSAVATSTTTRPAAVTVRTLKEDGTYSKHVTIYDGLTRKVQTQEDAHGAGRIVTDTSYDDHGLVDEQTAGYLAEGDPAPALFTPKSTLAIPSWTKNRYDGMERPVRQSAYFDGDYRYATYTYYSDTSTYVDPAGGTAPRTRTYTDALGRVTSVLHYSRTASSDAGRSTAYEYDARGNRTKVTDPAGNSWSYTYDARGRVTSATDPDTGTTETWYDAADRPNKVTDSKGRTTYTEYDVLGRVTKVREGSQTATPVKEYTYDTLPGGLGKPVASARNTATGNYVNRITGYDSEYRPTGRETVIPSNAMTKGVSGTYAYAFTYTPVSGKPQSVTLPAVGGLAAEKVITRYNSDDLAESTSGGAWYTSDVTYSPFGEPIRTVSGSQPSRVWTTNFMDPHTGRLQRTVADRETAGPHRIADNYYAYDASGTITSDARSLSGASGTTWDTQCFTYDAMGELVNAWTSNVVPNGKGTGCKASNGAAWGPRTDYEASTGPVADAPDAATDTSAPDASLTSTLAAAEPDAASVATGATAYRQSFTFDWLGNRASLKEHDPADATKSVTYHYGYDTKQPHAVDWISSSPSGRGSSYIHDAAGNTEVRDLFDTTQGLTWTQENRLDTITSDGSSTSYVYDAEGNRLLEKSAAGATLYLGETEVTTDASGTIIQAARAYAQQGAPTVIRTTANGATTGHRISVLLADHLGTSTTAVELSGTQPVTRRAYKPYGESRGAKPASWPGRRGYLGVGIDDAATGLTHIGAREYDQTSGRFLSADPLIDIADPLQMNGYAYSNNSPISKSDPSGLMLILIPGMVLGGGGGGGTPPAPKLTETKTPDGRRAIYDEYGIGHVVGGSPDNDAARRAIDILNEDLRAAGLHTDGSHKGTGEIYLSQDDAEPLVGKGSFTDKDGKTRLNGTTSDFIKVSYKDGKIVDVIDFDATGTTKADKALNLIQGDIDGKMNPNGKKQANNVVFVAATGEQAGEVAKSYSGDSRVRVIHPDSGFDSGRVFNGATGKVNSTRVSPRIRGRVLGVAGSLMPLAQSNSYVRSFGFWGGIQEMGKDFFDPFGLHEAVESPNYNGSCDPSVCA